The following proteins are encoded in a genomic region of Dyadobacter sp. UC 10:
- a CDS encoding type II toxin-antitoxin system HicB family antitoxin, which translates to MDPQYHIITWFSQEDFAFIAQIRQVPQCIAQGQTEEEALLNLKTLITNYSPDTNGPFNFIVT; encoded by the coding sequence ATGGATCCACAATACCATATCATCACCTGGTTCAGTCAGGAAGATTTTGCATTTATCGCGCAAATAAGACAAGTCCCGCAATGTATAGCCCAAGGTCAAACCGAAGAGGAGGCGTTGCTAAATCTTAAAACCTTAATTACCAACTATTCGCCGGATACGAATGGCCCTTTCAACTTCATTGTTACCTGA